A region of Paenibacillus sp. JNUCC-31 DNA encodes the following proteins:
- a CDS encoding pyridoxamine 5'-phosphate oxidase family protein, producing the protein MNSVRYKIRECRDQEKIERFLHQARIGYLGLVDGDLPYVVPLNYVWAEEKLYFHGAGDGRRNHVMSENPEVCFTVCEEYGTITDPVPAKTDTAYMSVMVFGQAEPITDLDEATHVLQEMIIKYVPGYYNRPLSKQHVDKYRSAVFGGPVQVYRVIPHHMTAKESPIEAEKMYRTVMNGRREI; encoded by the coding sequence ATGAATTCGGTTCGTTACAAGATCAGGGAATGCCGGGATCAAGAGAAAATTGAACGTTTCCTTCATCAGGCGAGAATTGGGTATCTTGGGTTGGTTGATGGGGACCTGCCCTATGTTGTACCGCTTAATTATGTGTGGGCTGAGGAGAAGCTCTATTTTCACGGGGCTGGAGATGGAAGGCGTAATCATGTCATGAGTGAAAATCCAGAGGTATGTTTTACGGTATGTGAGGAATATGGGACCATCACTGACCCGGTACCTGCCAAAACGGATACGGCTTATATGAGCGTAATGGTATTTGGGCAAGCAGAGCCAATCACTGATTTGGATGAAGCCACCCATGTACTTCAGGAAATGATCATTAAATACGTACCGGGCTATTATAACCGCCCCTTGTCGAAGCAGCATGTGGACAAGTATAGGTCGGCCGTGTTCGGCGGACCGGTTCAAGTGTACCGTGTTATTCCGCACCATATGACGGCAAAAGAAAGCCCAATTGAAGCAGAAAAAATGTATAGAACGGTCATGAATGGCCGACGAGAGATTTGA
- a CDS encoding TerD family protein: MSQFLQMGANTTLSAAKGNITISHEISSLIDISLTAFLLTDSDKVQGDSGIIFYNQPTSSTGVATLLPSEQVGNTKVHKINFDMNKVPEGITKIAITLTEDNNSGFSNVKNLTADICTQNSIIQLSPTSFTNENGIVVLELYLRNGQTKAKSIWRGFNSGLEGLCKNYGVEVEADEPNKPSEPQITPNQTSKGPSSTVSAADHKNNQQLKSSLNLEKVKGKINLEKGQKSVLIDKTPEITATVSWKSGTDYDIYALVYNKDGKQIDVAMFGAKGVPPLQSFGNGAVEHMGDVGRNSKATKTEVIKLRLRDDILAVVPVVYSAQSNGTGSFYRYKVSMSIDNHDGTAVTISANNANNNDKIYTCVPGILYNTPDGVIISPLELYSKPNSESRPILKMGSSNMVEVIMDKGPKNNYK; this comes from the coding sequence GTGAGTCAGTTTCTTCAGATGGGAGCAAATACAACTTTAAGTGCCGCAAAAGGGAATATTACGATTAGTCACGAAATCTCGAGTTTAATCGATATTTCATTAACCGCCTTCCTTTTAACGGATTCAGACAAGGTACAAGGAGATAGCGGGATCATCTTTTATAATCAACCAACAAGTTCCACAGGTGTAGCTACTCTTTTACCATCCGAGCAAGTGGGCAATACAAAAGTACATAAAATTAATTTTGACATGAATAAAGTCCCTGAAGGTATAACTAAAATAGCTATAACTCTGACAGAGGATAATAACTCAGGATTTTCGAACGTAAAAAATCTGACAGCAGACATATGTACACAAAATTCGATTATTCAGTTATCCCCGACCAGTTTCACGAACGAAAATGGAATCGTAGTTCTGGAGTTATATCTAAGGAATGGGCAGACAAAGGCGAAATCAATCTGGCGAGGATTTAATTCGGGGCTTGAAGGATTATGTAAAAACTATGGGGTTGAGGTTGAAGCGGATGAGCCAAACAAGCCTTCCGAACCTCAGATAACTCCAAATCAAACATCAAAAGGACCTAGTTCCACTGTATCTGCTGCTGATCACAAAAATAATCAACAATTAAAGTCATCGTTAAACCTTGAAAAGGTAAAGGGTAAGATCAATCTCGAAAAAGGACAAAAATCAGTACTTATTGATAAAACACCAGAGATTACGGCTACGGTATCGTGGAAGTCCGGGACGGATTATGATATCTACGCTTTGGTCTACAACAAGGATGGAAAGCAAATTGATGTAGCTATGTTTGGTGCGAAGGGCGTACCGCCTCTTCAAAGCTTTGGTAACGGGGCCGTGGAACATATGGGTGATGTGGGGAGAAACAGCAAAGCAACGAAGACAGAGGTAATTAAATTAAGATTAAGAGATGACATTCTTGCTGTTGTTCCTGTGGTTTATTCAGCTCAGTCCAATGGGACCGGTTCATTTTACAGATATAAGGTGTCCATGAGTATAGATAATCATGATGGGACTGCTGTTACGATATCGGCCAATAATGCTAATAATAATGATAAGATTTATACCTGTGTACCCGGAATACTTTATAACACGCCAGACGGCGTAATTATAAGCCCATTGGAGCTTTACAGTAAACCGAATTCAGAGTCCAGACCTATTCTTAAGATGGGATCTTCAAATATGGTAGAAGTTATAATGGATAAAGGGCCTAAAAATAACTATAAATAG
- a CDS encoding MarR family winged helix-turn-helix transcriptional regulator — MISLKNSDNNEAIENEISAVNQFPLSFSIFSLARSHHRIAGQLLREAGLYPGQELVLMQLWHRDSQSQNSLSKSLRLDHSTIAKSVRRLDDAGLVTCSRSEEDKRVTLVSLTQTGREIESRVNQAWSKLEEITTEHLNDEEKVQFVALAKKIAVTLEN; from the coding sequence ATGATATCATTGAAGAACAGTGACAACAACGAAGCCATTGAAAATGAGATCAGTGCGGTCAACCAGTTTCCCCTTAGCTTCTCGATCTTCAGTCTTGCCCGTTCTCATCATCGAATTGCGGGACAACTGCTTCGGGAAGCAGGCTTATACCCCGGGCAGGAACTCGTATTAATGCAGCTATGGCACCGGGACAGCCAATCTCAGAATAGTCTCTCAAAATCACTGCGCCTGGATCACTCGACCATAGCGAAATCCGTTCGTCGTTTGGATGATGCGGGGCTTGTTACCTGCAGCCGCTCTGAGGAAGATAAACGAGTAACCCTCGTATCACTCACCCAAACAGGGCGTGAAATTGAATCCAGAGTCAATCAGGCCTGGAGCAAGCTGGAAGAGATTACAACGGAACATCTTAATGATGAAGAAAAAGTACAGTTTGTAGCTTTAGCCAAAAAAATAGCCGTTACACTAGAAAATTAA
- a CDS encoding tetratricopeptide repeat protein yields MQLSDSTYSEITTLCKQGDALVEAGDLDLGKQKYISALRLLPENHREWEAATWIYVAIGDVHYRLQNYDKAFKCFFNAVQCPKRLGNPYIHLRLGQLHYEQENFEKAADELTRAYMGAGIDIFMEDDPKYLEFLETNIEI; encoded by the coding sequence TTGCAACTTTCAGATTCCACTTACTCCGAAATTACCACTCTATGTAAACAAGGCGATGCTTTAGTGGAGGCAGGCGATCTTGATTTGGGCAAGCAAAAATATATTTCCGCCCTCCGTTTGTTGCCAGAAAATCATCGAGAATGGGAGGCAGCTACCTGGATATATGTAGCTATTGGTGATGTCCACTATCGTCTGCAAAATTACGATAAGGCCTTTAAGTGCTTTTTTAATGCCGTACAGTGTCCGAAGAGGTTGGGCAATCCATATATTCATCTTCGGCTGGGGCAGTTACATTATGAACAGGAAAACTTTGAAAAGGCGGCTGACGAGTTAACCCGGGCTTACATGGGCGCCGGTATTGACATTTTTATGGAAGATGACCCAAAGTATCTTGAGTTTTTGGAGACAAACATAGAGATATGA
- a CDS encoding MocR-like pyridoxine biosynthesis transcription factor PdxR: MMKVNRNDKRPIWQQLLDQAIHNIISGIWAPGELLIPSRELAHMVGVSRSTIQIVYEELLSRGYTVTSRRGGTRVSKWQQVTESTKEIIADGPIPPSLPLLNSTVDQLHDWFEGQEHPDVDIDFSPHEPYVDGQFQKNWRQSLLHASAAMDLSNWAYGNPCGFTPLREQIQRYLSLERGIHIQTNQILLTSGAQHSIDLIAQSLLTDGDTVSVEDPGFPAAWMAMKYRRMNVVPVPVDKYGLVVEHIHPQSKLIFTTPSHQCAVGVVMSEPRRQQLLHKTAQEQFWIIEDDYDSEFRYRGEPLPTLFSQAPNNTLYLMSFSKMIAPGIRISAIVGSVEAIAQLARVQELIYRHLPIMDQLTLTHFIQNGHFMRHMRRVRNVYRRRHEAMTKAIVASGLGERFTLSGVETGLHMLLEAEKSYDEDTVTKLALQKGIRVYPLRPYCLESKRKGWVLGFAKVDEASIEQGVHRLAELIL; encoded by the coding sequence ATGATGAAAGTAAATCGTAATGACAAGAGACCAATCTGGCAGCAATTGCTTGATCAAGCGATTCATAATATTATTAGCGGGATCTGGGCGCCAGGGGAATTGCTGATTCCTTCCCGCGAACTTGCTCATATGGTAGGTGTCTCTCGCTCAACGATACAGATCGTCTATGAGGAATTGCTAAGTCGAGGCTATACGGTTACATCTCGCCGAGGAGGGACGCGGGTTAGTAAATGGCAACAAGTCACTGAATCAACGAAGGAAATAATAGCAGATGGCCCCATTCCCCCCTCACTTCCTTTGTTGAACTCGACTGTCGATCAATTACACGACTGGTTCGAAGGCCAAGAACATCCTGACGTGGATATTGATTTTAGTCCCCATGAACCCTATGTAGACGGACAATTTCAAAAGAACTGGCGACAATCGCTTCTGCACGCATCCGCTGCAATGGATTTATCCAACTGGGCTTACGGTAATCCTTGTGGTTTCACACCATTACGTGAGCAGATTCAGCGTTATTTATCACTTGAAAGAGGCATCCATATCCAAACCAATCAGATTCTGTTGACCTCAGGAGCTCAGCATAGTATTGACTTAATCGCACAATCGCTTTTAACTGACGGAGACACTGTCTCTGTAGAAGACCCCGGTTTTCCAGCTGCCTGGATGGCGATGAAATATCGGCGTATGAATGTGGTGCCCGTTCCCGTGGATAAGTATGGTCTAGTGGTTGAGCATATTCACCCGCAATCCAAACTGATCTTTACAACCCCTTCACACCAGTGCGCGGTCGGGGTCGTTATGTCGGAGCCGCGTAGGCAACAATTATTACATAAGACTGCTCAAGAACAATTCTGGATTATTGAGGACGATTATGATAGTGAATTTCGATATCGCGGGGAACCACTTCCAACGCTGTTTAGCCAGGCACCTAATAATACCTTGTACCTCATGAGTTTTTCTAAAATGATTGCTCCAGGCATTCGTATTTCGGCTATCGTTGGCTCTGTGGAGGCCATTGCTCAACTAGCCAGGGTACAGGAGCTGATTTACCGCCATCTTCCGATTATGGACCAGTTGACTCTAACCCACTTCATCCAGAATGGGCATTTTATGCGCCATATGAGAAGAGTCAGAAATGTGTACCGACGAAGACATGAAGCCATGACAAAAGCTATAGTGGCAAGCGGTTTGGGAGAGCGTTTCACACTAAGTGGGGTAGAAACGGGATTGCATATGCTCCTTGAAGCTGAAAAGTCATACGACGAAGACACCGTAACAAAGTTAGCTCTTCAAAAGGGAATACGTGTATACCCTCTTCGACCTTATTGTTTGGAAAGCAAACGAAAAGGATGGGTTTTGGGGTTTGCAAAAGTAGATGAAGCATCGATTGAGCAGGGGGTTCATCGTCTTGCGGAGTTGATCTTATAG
- a CDS encoding collagen-like protein: protein MGFFPMPGPGGGFPGGPGGPGGPGGPGFPGGAPGGVQPPTAPPPQFVPQMQTATYAIDPGGIRRCMFRNTYIWLNNGEQFWFFPVFVGRNSVAGFRWFGFFWGYFGIDLNRISSFTCF from the coding sequence ATGGGATTTTTTCCAATGCCGGGACCTGGCGGAGGGTTTCCAGGCGGACCAGGTGGACCGGGAGGTCCGGGGGGTCCGGGCTTTCCAGGGGGTGCACCCGGAGGCGTTCAACCGCCGACGGCTCCTCCACCGCAGTTCGTACCGCAAATGCAGACCGCCACATATGCTATCGACCCCGGCGGGATCAGACGCTGCATGTTCCGCAACACATACATTTGGCTGAACAACGGCGAGCAATTCTGGTTCTTCCCGGTATTCGTCGGGCGTAATTCTGTTGCAGGGTTCAGATGGTTCGGTTTCTTCTGGGGATACTTCGGTATTGATTTGAATCGGATTAGCTCGTTCACATGTTTTTAA
- a CDS encoding right-handed parallel beta-helix repeat-containing protein, translating into MEYHVSIHGNDQGKGTADQPLRTLSRAAAHAMAGDTVIVHAGVYREWVNPANGGTAEHRIVYRSAGDGEVVITGAERITDWKSEGNHVWSTEVLNSLFSVRNPYEIELSGDWLFDGPFPIHLGDVYLDNKSLYECDSVESVHNPEVWPEAKYPKDSLLKWYAEVGSTTTKIWANFGGKDPRKENVEINVRPYCFWPEKPGIDYITVSGFILRQASPQWAPPTDYQEGLIGPHWSKGWIIENNIISESKCVGISLGTEIGTGHSDSLEKHSKGGTQREQEVILRALRSGWHKDNVGSHIVRGNVIHDCEQAGLVGHMGGAFSRIYQNRIYNIHHKRLRHGAEVAGIKLHASLDTQISENIMYSCYRALWLDWQAQGTRISRNVFFDNLSEDLFVEVCHGPYMVDHNLFLSPMNFRNMAQGGAFAHNLFAGRFVVRSEITRITPYHFPHETAMAGYSNITGGDDRYYNNIFLGDNDAHKEPVPITFFEHLPLKSRDEVGEDGKTVMDGVPDNSICYLHAVGLGGYDQHPDVKDKKWWEYTKEELIELGDAAKDFFIGNAVLPVAMGGNVFLNHAVPSRHESNAKVYTQKGINVEINPVLGGVHIQINEPELLRGTSAMLVTTDLLGKTYHADMKYEEPNSTPYRFDSDFFGTKRPDAEITPGPFELTENGIIDFDI; encoded by the coding sequence ATGGAATATCATGTATCCATACATGGGAATGATCAAGGAAAAGGAACAGCGGATCAACCCCTTCGTACCCTATCACGCGCTGCGGCTCACGCTATGGCTGGTGATACGGTTATTGTTCATGCGGGAGTATACAGGGAATGGGTTAACCCCGCTAATGGAGGAACAGCGGAACATCGAATCGTATATCGATCCGCAGGAGACGGGGAAGTCGTCATTACAGGAGCTGAACGGATTACCGACTGGAAGTCTGAAGGAAACCATGTCTGGAGCACAGAAGTGCTCAATTCCCTTTTTTCCGTTCGCAATCCCTATGAGATAGAGCTCAGTGGAGACTGGTTGTTTGACGGGCCCTTCCCGATTCATCTCGGTGATGTCTATTTGGATAACAAATCATTGTATGAATGCGATAGTGTTGAAAGCGTTCACAATCCCGAAGTTTGGCCCGAAGCCAAGTATCCCAAGGATTCACTGTTAAAATGGTATGCCGAAGTTGGTTCTACAACAACAAAAATCTGGGCCAATTTTGGCGGAAAAGATCCTCGTAAGGAAAATGTAGAAATTAATGTCCGTCCATATTGCTTCTGGCCAGAGAAACCAGGAATTGACTATATAACTGTAAGCGGCTTCATACTTCGTCAAGCTTCTCCTCAATGGGCGCCGCCTACGGACTACCAGGAAGGTTTGATTGGACCTCACTGGAGCAAGGGCTGGATTATTGAAAACAATATAATAAGTGAATCCAAATGCGTTGGTATTAGCCTGGGTACCGAAATCGGTACAGGTCATAGCGATTCTTTGGAGAAGCACAGTAAAGGCGGAACTCAACGTGAGCAGGAGGTTATTTTACGAGCATTACGCTCCGGCTGGCATAAGGATAACGTCGGTAGTCACATCGTTCGAGGTAATGTGATTCATGATTGTGAACAAGCAGGCTTAGTGGGTCATATGGGAGGAGCCTTTAGCCGTATTTATCAGAACCGTATTTACAATATTCACCACAAACGACTCAGACACGGTGCCGAAGTAGCAGGAATTAAACTGCATGCTTCCCTGGATACTCAAATTAGCGAAAATATAATGTATAGCTGTTACCGTGCGCTTTGGCTTGACTGGCAGGCACAGGGCACCCGCATCAGCCGTAATGTATTTTTTGACAACCTTTCTGAAGACCTCTTCGTTGAGGTTTGCCATGGTCCGTATATGGTCGATCATAATCTATTTCTCTCTCCCATGAATTTCAGAAATATGGCTCAGGGCGGGGCATTTGCTCATAATTTGTTTGCAGGCCGATTTGTAGTTCGTTCCGAGATTACCCGTATCACGCCATACCACTTCCCGCACGAGACGGCCATGGCCGGATACTCCAATATCACTGGAGGCGATGATCGATACTACAACAATATCTTCTTGGGTGATAACGATGCGCATAAGGAACCTGTTCCTATTACCTTCTTTGAGCATCTGCCACTTAAATCAAGGGATGAAGTTGGAGAGGACGGGAAGACAGTCATGGATGGTGTTCCGGACAATTCCATTTGCTATCTGCATGCTGTGGGACTGGGTGGCTACGATCAACATCCTGATGTAAAAGATAAGAAATGGTGGGAATACACCAAAGAGGAGCTTATTGAGCTTGGCGATGCCGCGAAGGATTTCTTTATAGGGAATGCCGTTCTTCCAGTAGCTATGGGTGGAAATGTATTTCTTAACCATGCGGTTCCAAGTCGTCATGAATCCAATGCCAAGGTATATACACAGAAGGGCATAAACGTTGAGATTAATCCTGTGTTAGGCGGGGTGCACATTCAGATCAACGAGCCCGAATTGCTCCGGGGAACTTCTGCCATGTTGGTTACCACTGACCTGCTTGGAAAGACGTATCACGCCGATATGAAGTATGAGGAACCCAACAGCACTCCATATCGTTTTGACTCCGACTTTTTTGGAACAAAGAGACCCGATGCAGAAATCACACCTGGTCCGTTTGAATTAACCGAAAATGGCATTATTGATTTTGATATTTAG
- a CDS encoding NADP-dependent oxidoreductase, translating into MSKKSMQAILVNEYGGPNVLKGAIVERPQPQADEVLVRIVYAAVIPLDYKIRNGWLQNVFPITLPYIPGFYASGVVEEIGQSVTEFKPGDRIFGMIRGAYAEYGIATIQELVKMPDNLPFEDAAAIKAGAEAAWKALFTEGELLSGQTVLVHAAAGGVGQFAVQLAKWKGATVIATASTPNLDFVKSLGADQVIDYTTTNFEDTAKEVDLVVDSVGGETETRSWSVLKKGGILVSLTQDPSQENAQKHGVTAKFNTKFPTREDLYSLTELIAEGTIKAEIDSIFPLSQADKALKKSEARHGRGRILLNMNSI; encoded by the coding sequence ATGTCGAAAAAATCGATGCAAGCTATTCTGGTCAACGAATATGGTGGCCCAAACGTTTTGAAGGGAGCCATCGTTGAACGCCCTCAACCGCAAGCGGACGAAGTGCTCGTTCGCATCGTGTATGCTGCAGTCATTCCGCTTGACTATAAAATTCGTAACGGTTGGCTTCAAAATGTTTTTCCTATAACGTTGCCCTACATCCCCGGTTTTTACGCTTCGGGAGTTGTCGAAGAGATTGGGCAAAGTGTAACGGAATTCAAGCCCGGTGATCGTATCTTCGGCATGATTAGAGGAGCTTACGCAGAATATGGCATTGCAACCATTCAGGAATTGGTTAAAATGCCCGACAATCTACCGTTTGAAGATGCGGCCGCTATTAAAGCTGGAGCTGAGGCAGCCTGGAAAGCGCTGTTCACCGAAGGCGAGCTCCTATCTGGACAGACGGTTCTCGTTCATGCCGCAGCAGGCGGAGTTGGACAGTTCGCTGTTCAGTTAGCCAAGTGGAAGGGAGCAACTGTGATCGCCACGGCTTCAACCCCTAACCTGGACTTCGTTAAGTCTTTGGGTGCGGATCAAGTCATCGATTATACTACGACAAATTTCGAAGACACTGCCAAAGAAGTAGATCTGGTCGTCGATTCTGTTGGAGGCGAGACAGAGACCCGGTCCTGGTCCGTTCTAAAGAAAGGCGGAATCCTCGTCTCTTTGACTCAGGATCCATCCCAAGAAAACGCTCAGAAGCATGGCGTTACAGCTAAATTTAATACCAAATTCCCTACCCGCGAGGACTTGTATAGCTTAACGGAATTAATAGCCGAAGGTACGATTAAAGCAGAGATTGACTCCATATTCCCGTTAAGTCAAGCGGATAAAGCGCTGAAGAAAAGCGAAGCAAGACATGGACGGGGGAGAATTTTGCTAAACATGAACTCCATCTAA
- a CDS encoding 5'-nucleotidase C-terminal domain-containing protein, producing MYWKKVLGQSTIRVATAALLLTQLLGAAGSVSAAGKDVEVHLIGINDFHGQLDTTSIVSDKKAGTAPILATYLKEAQAKYEHSLLFHNGDSVGASAPVSSMDRDEPTMEWMNMMGFDVASLGNHEFDQGIAALKAQIFGGLDPKEGKVTHDGAKFDYVNANVIETATGKTLIKPYVIKEVGGVKIGFIGLVTKSTPAKVSPSGTAGVRFLSAEEEVEAVNKYAKELQDQGVETIIVLAHDPASTKEGVTTGEAADLAKALPADSPVDVIVAGDNHALANGEVNGKLIVQAYSYGTAFEDIKLMIDPATGDVTEKSAIVTTTFQEGVKEDSESLAIIKKSLDKHPELTKPVGTTDGSVTRTDAYNNEAALGNLIADAMREADFGDKASAADFAFMNPGGIRADLPKGDVTFADLAKIQPFGNTLVKLELTGEQIKTLLQQQWGTNADGTPNTKTLQISGLKYTADFNKPVAERVTSLSLEDGTPIDPAKTYTAVVNNFMAAGGDNYKVLVDAKSSLAGPIDLDVFYQYIVDTYKGGAIQAKTEGRITNLAASTEQTETPVTTEVISRAEFVSALVDLLKLNEVAAAPAFKDVAANAAYADAIAEATHAGFIQGYGGNFYPDRDITREEAATILAKLLKDQASDKNAATIIAGFEDGKTVSTYAVKSMAKLIDKGILSAAEKNLLQPKQGLSTNDAKALIEKAVAAKAS from the coding sequence ATGTATTGGAAAAAAGTTCTGGGCCAAAGCACAATTCGTGTGGCAACTGCTGCACTACTACTCACCCAACTATTGGGCGCAGCAGGTTCGGTCTCTGCCGCAGGAAAAGATGTAGAAGTACACTTGATTGGTATCAATGACTTCCACGGTCAATTAGATACCACATCGATCGTTAGTGATAAAAAGGCAGGAACGGCTCCAATTCTAGCAACCTACTTAAAAGAAGCTCAAGCCAAATATGAACATTCCCTACTCTTCCATAATGGAGATTCTGTTGGTGCATCTGCTCCAGTCTCATCTATGGATCGTGACGAGCCTACCATGGAATGGATGAATATGATGGGCTTTGATGTAGCTTCTCTAGGCAATCATGAATTCGACCAAGGGATCGCTGCTTTGAAGGCCCAAATCTTTGGTGGCCTTGATCCAAAAGAAGGCAAGGTAACGCATGATGGTGCAAAGTTTGATTATGTCAATGCAAATGTCATTGAAACTGCCACTGGAAAAACATTGATTAAGCCCTATGTGATCAAAGAAGTGGGCGGAGTCAAAATCGGATTCATCGGATTAGTGACTAAATCCACACCTGCCAAAGTATCCCCATCTGGGACAGCAGGCGTGCGTTTCTTAAGCGCAGAAGAAGAAGTTGAAGCCGTTAATAAATATGCAAAAGAATTGCAAGATCAAGGTGTAGAAACGATCATCGTCTTGGCGCATGATCCAGCATCAACCAAAGAAGGCGTAACTACTGGAGAAGCGGCTGATTTAGCAAAAGCTTTGCCAGCAGATTCCCCTGTTGACGTTATCGTTGCAGGTGACAATCATGCTTTAGCTAACGGTGAAGTGAATGGAAAATTGATCGTTCAAGCCTATTCATATGGTACGGCATTTGAAGATATCAAGCTGATGATTGATCCTGCTACCGGGGATGTAACCGAAAAATCAGCTATCGTTACAACGACTTTCCAAGAGGGCGTAAAAGAAGACTCTGAATCTTTAGCTATTATTAAAAAATCATTAGACAAGCATCCTGAGCTGACGAAGCCAGTAGGTACAACGGATGGTTCTGTTACTCGTACAGATGCTTATAATAACGAAGCCGCTCTTGGCAACCTCATTGCAGATGCAATGCGTGAAGCAGACTTTGGGGATAAAGCAAGCGCTGCGGACTTTGCATTTATGAATCCAGGTGGTATTCGTGCGGATCTGCCAAAAGGCGATGTGACCTTTGCTGATCTTGCTAAAATCCAACCGTTTGGCAATACTTTAGTGAAACTGGAGTTGACTGGCGAACAAATTAAAACTTTGTTGCAGCAGCAATGGGGTACCAATGCTGACGGTACACCAAACACAAAAACTCTACAGATCTCAGGTTTGAAATATACTGCCGATTTCAACAAGCCAGTTGCAGAACGTGTTACTAGTCTTAGTCTGGAAGATGGCACACCAATTGATCCTGCAAAAACATATACGGCTGTTGTAAACAACTTTATGGCCGCAGGTGGAGACAACTATAAAGTGCTGGTGGATGCTAAATCATCTTTGGCTGGTCCTATCGATCTGGATGTATTCTACCAGTACATTGTAGATACGTATAAAGGCGGCGCTATTCAAGCTAAAACAGAAGGACGCATTACGAATCTAGCCGCATCTACAGAGCAAACAGAAACACCTGTAACCACAGAAGTCATTTCTCGTGCTGAATTTGTAAGTGCTCTGGTTGACCTGTTGAAACTAAACGAAGTAGCTGCAGCACCTGCATTCAAGGATGTTGCTGCTAACGCTGCATATGCAGATGCGATCGCTGAAGCTACTCATGCCGGATTCATTCAAGGCTATGGTGGTAACTTCTATCCGGATCGTGATATCACTCGTGAAGAAGCAGCTACTATTCTTGCTAAATTGCTGAAAGATCAAGCTTCTGATAAAAATGCAGCTACGATCATTGCAGGTTTTGAAGATGGCAAAACCGTTTCTACCTATGCAGTGAAATCTATGGCAAAACTGATTGACAAAGGTATTCTTAGTGCAGCAGAGAAAAACTTGCTTCAACCTAAACAAGGGCTTTCTACTAACGACGCCAAAGCTTTAATTGAAAAAGCTGTTGCAGCAAAAGCTTCATAA
- a CDS encoding DUF4062 domain-containing protein, with amino-acid sequence MRKKLQIYISSTYYDLIEERHTAVEAVLQAGHIPTGIEQFFKESPMKIRKRGIDESDVYVLILGGFYGLTLPDEPKSYIHWEYEYAGEAGKPRFAFVVTDEALRQKPYDFAAIEYYQKFQEFKQSVMEQIPIYYVEDVRHIKMVLRDQLPKYAARDDLYGWVSGKDVLDVQKLLEENARLKAELEKKK; translated from the coding sequence ATGAGAAAAAAATTACAAATTTACATATCATCTACTTACTATGATCTTATTGAGGAAAGACATACCGCTGTTGAAGCCGTACTTCAAGCCGGTCATATCCCTACGGGAATCGAGCAATTTTTCAAGGAAAGTCCAATGAAAATTAGAAAGAGAGGGATCGACGAGTCCGATGTATATGTCCTGATTCTCGGAGGATTCTATGGTTTAACACTTCCTGATGAACCCAAGAGCTATATCCATTGGGAGTATGAGTATGCCGGAGAAGCGGGCAAACCTAGATTTGCTTTTGTTGTCACAGATGAAGCGTTAAGACAAAAGCCATATGACTTCGCAGCAATAGAATACTATCAGAAGTTTCAAGAGTTTAAGCAATCCGTCATGGAACAAATCCCGATCTATTATGTTGAAGATGTACGGCACATTAAAATGGTACTTCGTGATCAATTGCCGAAGTATGCGGCAAGAGACGATTTGTATGGCTGGGTTTCCGGCAAGGATGTCCTGGACGTCCAAAAGCTGTTGGAAGAGAATGCACGATTAAAGGCGGAGTTGGAGAAAAAGAAATGA